The genomic stretch CGCCGACGATCAGTTGATCGCAGATCTGGCTCAGGCTGTTCAGCACATCGAGTTTGGTCGAGACCTTGGAACCGGCAACGATGGCAGCCATTGGTTTGGCCGGCGCGCCCAGGGCTTTGCCCAGTGCGTCGAGTTCAGCGGCCAGCAGCGGGCCGGCAGCGGCGACTTTGGCGAACTTGGCAACGCCGTGGGTCGAGCCTTCGGCGCGGTGAGCGGTGCCGAAAGCGTCCATCACGAACACGTCGCACAGGGCGGCGTATTGCTGGGCCAGTTCGTCGGCGTTCTTTTTCTCGCCCTTGTTGAAGCGCACGTTTTCGAACAGCACGATATCGCCGGCCTTGACGTCAACGCCGCCCAGGTAATCGGCCACCAGCGGCACTTCGCGGCCCAGGGCCTTGCTCAGGTAGTCGGCGACAGGCTTGAGGCTGTTCTCGGCGGAGAATTCGCCTTCGGTCGGACGACCCAGGTGCGAGCAGACCATCACGGCCGCGCCTTTTTCCAGGGCCAGCTTGATGGTCGGCAGCGAAGCCAGGATACGCGCATCGCTGGTGACAACACCGTCCTTGACTGGGACGTTGAGGTCTTCGCGGATCAATACGCGCTTACCTTGCAGATCGAGGTCGGACATCTTCAACACGGTCATGGGTCGCACTTCCTACGGTTTTTTTGAAGTCGCTGTTTGCAGATAGTGTTCTGCAACATCCAGCATTCGGTTGGCAAAACCCCATTCGTTGTCGAACCAGGCCAGGATGTTCACCAGCCGTGGGCCGGAAACGCGGGTCTGACTGGCATCGACGATGGCCGAATGTGGGTCATGGTTGAAATCACAACTTGCGTGAGGCAATTCGGTGTAGGCCAGCAGACCTTTGAGCGGGCCGCTGGTGGCGGCGTCGCGCAGGATCCGGTTGACCTCGCCGGCGTCGGTGTCGCTCGCGGTCTGCATCGTGATGTCGAGGCAGGACACGTTGACCGTCGGCACGCGTACGGCTTTGGCCTGAATTCGCCCGGCAAGTTCCGGCAACAGGCGCTCGATACCACGCGCCAGACCGGTGGATACCGGGATCACCGACTGGAACGCCGAACGGGTGCGGCGCAGGTCTTCGTGGTGATAGGCGTCGATCACCGGCTGATCGTTCATCGCCGAGTGAATCGTGGTGATCGACACGTAATCCAGGCCGACTGCCTGATCCAGCAGACGCAACAGCGGCACGCCGCAATTGGTGGTGCAGGAGGCGTTGGACACCAGCAGTTCGTCACCGGTCAGGCAATCCTGATTGACGCCGTAGACGATGGTGGCGTCGACATCCGCCTCGCTGGCCATCGGCTGCGAGAACAGCACCCGTGGCGCGCCGGCGTCGAGGAAACGCTGGCCGTCTTCGCGGGTGTGGTAGGCGCCGGAGCATTCGAGCACCAGATCGACGCCCAGGGACGCCCAATCGATGCCTTCGGGGGTGGCACTGCGCAGGACCTTCACGCAGTTGCCATTGATATGCAGACAATCGCCGTCGACCTTCACTTCACCGGGAAACCGGCCGTGGGTGGAGTCGAAGCGTGTCAGGTATTCGATGCTGGCCATGTCGGCCAGATCGTTGATCGCGACAATTTCAAACCCGGCCTTCTCGCCTCGCTCGAACAACGCACGCAAGACGCAACGACCAATCCGGCCGTAGCCGTTGAGTGCAACTTTGTAGGGACGCGGTTGAGGCATGGGGTTCTCGATAGTATTCGCTAACAACACAACCCTATGCAGGAGCTGCCGAAGGCTGCGTTCTTTTGATCCTGTTTTTAAGATCAAGATCAAAAGAACGCAGCCTTCGGCAGCGCCTACAGGGGAACGCGGTGGCCAGGGCCACCGCATTCGTACTGCTTAGTCTTCC from Pseudomonas allokribbensis encodes the following:
- a CDS encoding phosphoglycerate kinase, whose product is MTVLKMSDLDLQGKRVLIREDLNVPVKDGVVTSDARILASLPTIKLALEKGAAVMVCSHLGRPTEGEFSAENSLKPVADYLSKALGREVPLVADYLGGVDVKAGDIVLFENVRFNKGEKKNADELAQQYAALCDVFVMDAFGTAHRAEGSTHGVAKFAKVAAAGPLLAAELDALGKALGAPAKPMAAIVAGSKVSTKLDVLNSLSQICDQLIVGGGIANTFLAAAGHPVGKSLYEPDLLDTARAIAAKVSVPLPVDVVVAKEFAESAEATVKLIADVAADDMILDIGPQTAANFAELLKSSKTILWNGPVGVFEFDQFGNGTKVLAQAIAESAAFSIAGGGDTLAAIDKYGVAEKISYISTGGGAFLEFVEGKVLPAVEVLESRAKA
- the epd gene encoding erythrose-4-phosphate dehydrogenase, which codes for MPQPRPYKVALNGYGRIGRCVLRALFERGEKAGFEIVAINDLADMASIEYLTRFDSTHGRFPGEVKVDGDCLHINGNCVKVLRSATPEGIDWASLGVDLVLECSGAYHTREDGQRFLDAGAPRVLFSQPMASEADVDATIVYGVNQDCLTGDELLVSNASCTTNCGVPLLRLLDQAVGLDYVSITTIHSAMNDQPVIDAYHHEDLRRTRSAFQSVIPVSTGLARGIERLLPELAGRIQAKAVRVPTVNVSCLDITMQTASDTDAGEVNRILRDAATSGPLKGLLAYTELPHASCDFNHDPHSAIVDASQTRVSGPRLVNILAWFDNEWGFANRMLDVAEHYLQTATSKKP